A genomic region of Rhodothermales bacterium contains the following coding sequences:
- a CDS encoding phenylalanine 4-monooxygenase: MVESLIRGEDLHRDDLSAYEKAAADGVDPRCVPQHLPPSGVPVGNEIRYPEYPDLDHETWAILFARQVELLRGRAGDAFMDGIEMLDFQPDRIPYLAELSDRLQKATGWQVARVPGLIHEKDFFHLLSQRVFPSTDYIRGREELDYTPAPDLFHDIFGHMPMLTEPAFADFYHLFGQAALKGQGADRPRLERLHWFTVEFGLIRQTEGTRVFGAGILSSRNEVLHALSDDVVVHPFDPDRIVEQDYDVWHVQEELFALESFDQLVDGFRSWTNTAGLL, translated from the coding sequence ATGGTTGAGTCATTGATACGCGGAGAAGACCTGCACCGAGACGATCTGTCTGCCTACGAAAAGGCGGCGGCGGACGGCGTGGATCCGAGATGTGTCCCGCAGCACCTTCCGCCGTCAGGGGTGCCGGTCGGCAATGAGATCAGGTATCCTGAGTATCCAGACCTGGACCACGAGACGTGGGCGATACTGTTCGCGCGACAGGTTGAACTGCTGCGCGGTCGTGCGGGTGACGCCTTCATGGACGGTATCGAGATGCTTGATTTCCAGCCGGATCGAATTCCATATCTCGCGGAGCTCAGTGACCGGTTGCAGAAGGCGACGGGCTGGCAAGTTGCCCGCGTGCCAGGCCTGATCCACGAAAAGGATTTCTTTCACCTGCTGTCGCAACGGGTCTTTCCGTCCACGGACTACATTCGCGGCCGGGAGGAACTCGACTACACACCCGCTCCGGATCTCTTCCACGATATCTTCGGCCACATGCCGATGTTGACGGAGCCTGCGTTTGCCGACTTTTATCATCTCTTCGGTCAGGCCGCTCTGAAAGGTCAGGGGGCAGATCGTCCGCGCCTGGAGAGGTTGCACTGGTTTACCGTCGAGTTTGGACTCATCCGTCAGACCGAAGGAACGCGAGTATTCGGGGCCGGAATCTTATCGTCCAGGAACGAGGTGCTTCACGCTCTTTCCGATGACGTAGTTGTTCATCCGTTTGATCCCGATCGAATCGTTGAGCAAGACTACGATGTGTGGCACGTGCAGGAAGAGTTGTTTGCGCTTGAGTCATTCGACCAGCTTGTCGACGGTTTCCGGTCGTGGACGAACACTGCAGGGCTATTGTAG
- the prmC gene encoding peptide chain release factor N(5)-glutamine methyltransferase encodes MQLRALRKEAIESLKDVGVEAAGVCVDWLLGDVLKMTRTEIIVHSTVEVTSAAEDIVRSGLVRRATGEPIQYIVGWTEFYGLRLEVDNRALIPRPETELLVDEVLRLTEGVPGCRVLDVGTGSGCIALAVKSQRPDGQIVACDISEDALALARTNSAQLDLPVTFLLADVEKGQSMAAVGYGFDVMVSNPPYIPTRELAALPKEIIQHEPVEALDAGLDPLRYYRALIDRASETVVNGGRLVAEVHSDYGSQVAVLARRKGLSDVRLSADLAGLPRMVVATVGHGRDLSRSSVDRES; translated from the coding sequence ATGCAACTCAGGGCACTAAGGAAGGAAGCGATCGAGAGCCTCAAAGACGTGGGTGTCGAGGCGGCCGGTGTCTGCGTCGACTGGCTTTTGGGAGATGTGCTCAAAATGACTCGAACCGAGATCATCGTACACTCGACAGTGGAGGTAACGTCGGCGGCCGAGGACATTGTTCGAAGCGGGCTGGTGCGCCGGGCGACTGGAGAGCCAATCCAATATATCGTCGGTTGGACCGAGTTTTATGGACTGCGGCTGGAGGTCGACAACCGGGCTCTCATTCCGCGTCCGGAGACGGAACTACTTGTGGATGAGGTTCTCCGACTTACGGAAGGCGTGCCGGGATGCAGGGTGCTTGATGTGGGAACTGGCAGCGGCTGCATCGCGCTCGCCGTCAAGTCGCAGCGGCCTGATGGTCAGATTGTCGCGTGCGATATCAGTGAGGACGCGCTGGCACTGGCAAGAACCAACAGCGCGCAACTCGACCTACCGGTGACATTCTTACTTGCGGATGTCGAGAAAGGCCAATCGATGGCAGCTGTCGGGTACGGTTTTGATGTCATGGTTTCCAATCCTCCGTACATACCGACCCGGGAGCTTGCGGCTCTGCCGAAGGAGATTATTCAGCACGAGCCAGTCGAGGCTCTGGATGCAGGACTGGATCCACTTCGATACTATCGAGCACTGATTGATCGTGCGTCGGAGACTGTTGTGAACGGCGGCAGGCTTGTGGCGGAAGTGCACAGCGACTATGGGTCGCAGGTTGCGGTTCTGGCGCGCCGGAAGGGCCTGTCAGACGTTCGACTCAGCGCTGATCTGGCGGGACTGCCTCGCATGGTCGTCGCAACTGTCGGACACGGAAGGGACTTGTCGCGATCGTCCGTTGATCGAGAGAGCTAG
- a CDS encoding glycosyltransferase: MRNRLGLRDKTPIILHQGHIRKDRGCTILVEAAAVVPDAHFVFLGDGPLRASLQDLAASLDIQDRVHFLDPVPPDQLLDYTASATVGVTLLEDTCLNHHLALPNKLFEYLMAGIPVLASDLPELSKIVSQFDIGRLAAPGSVDHVGERLREMISAPDQLDTWRSNTGRVFETINWETASERFLNVFRRLRDS; this comes from the coding sequence TTGCGAAACAGACTGGGACTTCGCGACAAAACACCGATTATCCTGCACCAGGGACACATTCGAAAAGATCGGGGCTGCACCATACTAGTAGAAGCGGCTGCCGTCGTCCCTGACGCTCACTTTGTGTTCCTGGGTGACGGCCCGCTACGCGCGTCCCTCCAAGACCTGGCGGCGTCTCTCGACATACAAGATCGAGTGCATTTCCTTGATCCAGTCCCTCCCGACCAATTGCTCGACTATACCGCATCGGCAACCGTCGGTGTAACGTTGCTCGAGGACACCTGTCTGAACCATCACCTGGCGCTCCCAAATAAACTTTTCGAATACCTGATGGCGGGAATACCCGTCCTCGCCAGCGACCTCCCTGAACTCAGCAAAATCGTCTCACAATTCGACATAGGCCGACTTGCTGCACCTGGAAGCGTGGACCATGTGGGCGAGCGGCTGCGCGAAATGATCTCCGCTCCGGATCAGTTGGACACCTGGAGATCAAATACCGGGCGCGTATTTGAAACAATCAACTGGGAAACGGCATCTGAGAGATTCCTCAACGTATTCCGTAGACTCAGAGACTCCTAG
- a CDS encoding acylphosphatase translates to MTDLGEEIERIRLRIVGRVQGVGYRHFIRSRARSLELRGWVRNEDDASVVVEAEGLKASLDALVRSAAAGPRGARVDSVSREPFAGSRELMGPFEVRYID, encoded by the coding sequence ATGACCGATTTGGGCGAAGAGATAGAGCGAATTCGACTCCGCATCGTCGGCCGAGTCCAGGGTGTGGGATACAGACACTTCATTCGATCGCGCGCCCGGTCATTGGAGCTTCGTGGCTGGGTCCGCAATGAAGATGATGCCTCGGTTGTTGTCGAAGCAGAAGGCCTTAAGGCATCGCTCGACGCTCTGGTTCGCTCAGCAGCTGCGGGCCCACGAGGTGCGCGCGTAGATTCTGTCAGTCGGGAGCCGTTCGCGGGAAGTCGAGAGCTAATGGGCCCGTTCGAGGTTCGCTACATCGATTGA
- a CDS encoding thioredoxin fold domain-containing protein: protein MPRSVLLTLFLSCALPGVAWSQSASEPAEGVNWLAFEDGLQIAVEKDRPVLVDIYAPWCGWCSRLQTDVYTVPDVQAYLANHFTVTRLNIDSVDDVVNFRGYELTSAELAMGLGASGTPTTVFLDASGDYITRLPGFVGAGEFLQILTFIGSKAYVSESFETFVETN, encoded by the coding sequence GTGCCTCGCTCAGTCCTCCTCACACTTTTCCTGTCCTGCGCCCTACCTGGCGTAGCCTGGAGCCAATCCGCGAGCGAACCGGCCGAAGGCGTCAACTGGCTCGCGTTTGAGGACGGCCTGCAAATCGCCGTAGAAAAAGACCGCCCCGTGCTCGTTGATATCTATGCTCCCTGGTGTGGATGGTGCTCGCGACTCCAGACAGACGTCTATACCGTACCGGATGTTCAGGCCTATCTGGCGAATCATTTCACCGTCACACGACTCAATATTGATTCGGTTGATGATGTGGTAAATTTTCGAGGCTACGAACTTACATCGGCCGAACTCGCAATGGGGCTCGGTGCGAGCGGTACACCCACAACCGTCTTCCTTGACGCCAGCGGAGACTACATTACGCGTCTTCCTGGATTTGTCGGTGCCGGGGAGTTTCTGCAGATCCTCACCTTTATCGGATCGAAGGCCTACGTCTCGGAGTCGTTCGAAACTTTCGTCGAAACGAACTAG
- the glgP gene encoding alpha-glucan family phosphorylase, with protein sequence MNTRQKLDVIANNLWWSWHPEALDVYRQLNPDVFRASGNNPVKALRYANEDVLQDRDFGIAVDELFDRMAAYLNAPGELSDIPPTAYFCMEYGLHESLPTYSGGLGILAGDHTKAASDLGLPLTAVGLFLREGYFKQHFSPEGLQQADYPCQPVTSLPTTLAVDDQGQPVTVTVDLGTQPITLRAWIIHVGKTKLILLDSDIPPNPFPYRFLTRRLYAGSRRTRIRQEILLGIGGLRMIRALGLNPERFHMNEGHSAFLALELLREQLDSGTPRPEAENWVRSHCIFTTHTPVKAGHDRFDPQLLLDQLSVFRESLRISEGELMAFGRANPNDLTEAFTMTILGLKLSSFANGVSRLNGDVARAQWHHLFANRPVDQVPIGHITNGVHLPTWTSPKARPFLDKHVARWKDDPDAWNRVDDIPAAELWAYRRLLRGALVDYVTQKVKSQTLPQNPQLDPDLLTIGFARRFATYKRAPLFFYEIERAIEFFASFDRPLQMIYAGKAHPADVQGKEFIQHIYELTQLPALSGRLVFLENYDIEIGRMLVSGADIWLNNPRRPYEASGTSGQKVAVHGGLNLSILDGWWPEGYDGTNGWSIGTDSSATYMDPEEQDRQDSAFIYEALADSILPAFYERNEDGIPDAWIAKMRSAMKKLTYQFSARRMVRDYAANYYSIPAHAAVK encoded by the coding sequence ATGAATACACGTCAGAAACTCGATGTAATCGCAAACAACTTATGGTGGAGTTGGCATCCAGAGGCTCTGGATGTCTATCGGCAACTCAACCCCGATGTCTTTCGTGCATCCGGCAACAATCCTGTCAAGGCGCTACGCTATGCAAACGAAGATGTGCTGCAAGACAGGGATTTCGGAATCGCTGTCGATGAGTTATTCGATCGTATGGCCGCCTATCTCAATGCGCCGGGAGAGCTGAGTGACATCCCCCCGACAGCCTATTTCTGTATGGAGTATGGTCTTCACGAAAGCCTCCCTACGTACTCGGGCGGTCTGGGCATCCTGGCAGGTGACCACACCAAGGCGGCGTCCGATCTCGGATTGCCCCTGACCGCGGTCGGACTCTTCCTTCGAGAGGGCTACTTCAAGCAGCATTTCAGTCCCGAAGGACTACAGCAGGCCGACTATCCCTGCCAACCCGTAACCTCCCTCCCCACGACCCTCGCCGTCGACGATCAGGGCCAGCCGGTGACCGTGACCGTGGACCTTGGAACACAGCCCATCACCCTTCGCGCATGGATCATACATGTTGGCAAGACAAAACTGATCCTGCTCGACTCCGACATCCCGCCCAACCCGTTTCCCTATCGCTTCCTCACACGACGTCTCTACGCAGGAAGTCGAAGAACCCGCATACGCCAGGAAATCCTGCTCGGCATCGGCGGGCTTCGCATGATCCGCGCTCTCGGGTTGAACCCCGAGCGCTTCCACATGAACGAAGGCCACAGCGCATTCCTGGCACTCGAGCTGCTGCGCGAGCAACTGGATAGTGGCACACCTAGACCGGAAGCGGAAAATTGGGTTCGAAGCCACTGCATATTCACTACCCACACACCAGTCAAGGCCGGACACGATCGCTTCGACCCTCAGCTCCTCCTGGACCAACTGTCGGTCTTCCGAGAGTCACTGCGAATATCTGAGGGCGAGTTGATGGCCTTTGGCCGTGCCAATCCGAATGACCTTACCGAGGCGTTCACCATGACCATCCTCGGCCTGAAATTGTCAAGCTTCGCAAACGGAGTTTCCAGACTGAACGGCGATGTAGCTCGCGCTCAGTGGCACCATCTTTTTGCCAATCGGCCTGTTGACCAGGTCCCGATCGGACACATCACGAACGGAGTACATCTCCCCACGTGGACTAGTCCTAAAGCAAGACCGTTTCTCGACAAACATGTTGCGCGCTGGAAGGACGATCCCGATGCATGGAATCGTGTTGATGATATCCCTGCCGCAGAGCTATGGGCCTATCGTCGTCTCCTCAGGGGAGCACTCGTAGACTATGTAACGCAGAAAGTAAAAAGCCAGACCCTTCCACAGAATCCGCAACTGGATCCGGATCTCTTGACGATCGGTTTCGCTCGACGTTTTGCAACCTACAAACGCGCTCCACTCTTCTTCTACGAGATCGAGCGTGCCATCGAGTTCTTTGCATCGTTCGACCGGCCCCTGCAGATGATCTATGCTGGCAAGGCTCACCCCGCTGACGTCCAGGGCAAAGAGTTTATTCAACACATTTATGAGCTCACTCAGCTTCCAGCTCTGTCGGGGCGCCTCGTGTTTCTTGAGAACTATGATATCGAGATCGGGCGCATGCTGGTCTCCGGAGCCGACATCTGGCTCAATAATCCACGACGTCCTTACGAGGCGAGCGGCACCAGCGGCCAGAAGGTCGCAGTTCATGGTGGCCTGAATCTCTCGATCCTGGATGGTTGGTGGCCGGAGGGCTATGACGGCACCAACGGGTGGTCTATCGGGACTGACTCATCGGCCACGTACATGGATCCGGAGGAACAGGACCGGCAGGACTCAGCCTTCATCTATGAGGCGCTAGCGGACTCGATCCTTCCCGCTTTTTACGAGCGGAATGAAGATGGTATACCGGACGCATGGATCGCCAAGATGCGTAGCGCGATGAAGAAGTTGACCTATCAATTCTCGGCGCGTCGAATGGTGCGTGACTATGCCGCCAACTACTACTCCATTCCCGCACACGCAGCAGTGAAGTAG